The Cloacibacillus sp. genome includes the window CGGCCCCGGCGTAATTTTTTGGATGTGGATCACGGCTCTGCTTGGAATGGCAACGAAGCTGGTAGAGATTACGCTTGCCGTATATTATAGAGATAAAAAACCTGATGGGAGTACATGGGGTGGTCCGACGTTCTATCTTGAAAAAGGAATAGGGAAAAAGACAAGATTATGGATCCCATTGGCGTGGACTTTCGGCATTGGAATAATGACACAGTACTTCATATCTCTTGAAAACTTCACAGTGTCAGAATCTCTTTCAGAAGCTTTTGGAGTATCTAAGATATATGCATCGCTGTTTTACGGTTTTATGTGCGCTATCGTTGTCATTGGCGGGTTGAAAAGAGTTGGTAAATTCGCATCGAGAATGCTTCCCTTTATGTCAATTCTATATGTAGGTATGGGGCTAGTAATTATAGCCATGAATATTGACAAACTTCCGTCAACGATGATGCTGATATTTAAAAGTGCTTTTACGCCATGTGCGGCTGTTGGCGGGTTTGCCGGAGCCACAATGTTGCTTACGATCCGAACTGGTATAGCAAGAAGCCTTTTCAGTAATGAAGCTGGGTGGGGGGCCAGCCCGATGGCACATGCCACAGCACAAACAAAACATCCCGTCGAGCAGGGGCTTTGGGGTATCTTTGAAGTTTTTGTAGATACTATGTTGGTATGCACAATTACAGCGCTTGTAATAGTAATAACAGGCGAATGGAGTTCTGGAGAAGCTGGTGCGACGCTTACTATGAGAGCTTTCAGAAACGGGATGGGTGGATTGGGCTTTTATTTTGTGGCGTTCGTTGCGTTTCTATTTTCATGGACCACTTCCACCGGCTGGTCTAGCTATTTCCAAACGCTCATAGAGCACGCTTTTAGGCATAAACCTGAAGTAGCAAAAGTATTAGACAAGTATATGAGGATGTTTTATGTTGTGCCAGGAGTACTTACCACTATCTTCATAGCAAAAATTGGGCTTAAAACAGACTTGGCGTGGTTGATTTCAGATATTACAACTGCTCTGCCGACCTATGTTAACTTAATAGCCATTATTTGCCTTACCAAAAAATTTATGGCGTTGTTGAGAGACTATGAGGGTCCAAGAAAGTTGTGGGGAAAAGAAGTTTTCTATAAAGAGGACGAAGAAATATGAAAGGGGATAATGTGATGCGTATTCTACATGTTGGTGCAGGGATGATTGGTAGCGTAATAGCAAAAGATATAATGAAAAAACATAGTGTGACGGTTTTAGATGGCAAAGCGGCAAATTTGGATTTTATAAACGAGGAAAATCAGATAAAGTGTGTCTTGGGAGATGTAACGGATAAACAGAAACTATCCGAGTTGATTGCGGAAAATGACATTATATCAATAGCTCTACCTGGAAGGTTAGCAATAGAAGTGGTAAGAGAATCTTTAGCACAAAAAAAGATAACTTTTGATATAAGTTCTATACCCAATAATGTATTGCTTGGTGAATTGTGTAATTTTGCTAAAAAGCAACAAACGCTTTATGTTCCCAAGATAGGAATAGCGCCAGGGATGACAAACTTTTTGTGCGGCAGAGGCGCTGCGTTACTGGATGATGTTGCAGATATAGAAATATATGTAGGGGGGATACCAGAAAGAAGAGTTCCTCCAATGGACTATAAGACAGTTTTTTGTTTGCCAGAGACACTTCAAGAGTATGTTGACCCAGCTGAAGTAGTGGTTGGAGGTAAAACAGAGTATAAAGAGGCTCTGTCGGGACTTCATGAAGTTTACTTTGAAGGGTTTGAAGGACTTGAAGCCTTTATAACGGATGGTCTTGCGACTCTGCCGAAAACTTTAAAGGCTAAGAATATGACGGAATATACCATTCGTTGGTCGGGGCATGCGAAGAACATACGAAACCTCATCGAAATGGGTTTCTTTGAAACGAAGGAAGAGAGCTATAAAGGCGCCTCCTTTTCCCCTCGTGAATATCTGATATCGCGTCTAGCGCCTCTCTGGGAGATGAAAATTGAGCGCGGCGATAGTGATGCGACCCTTTTTCGGATAATTGTAAGGGGACAGAAGAATGGACATGCTAGAGAGTATACATGGGAAATGATTGATAAATATGATACAAAACGTGGCATAACCTCAATGGCCAAATGCACGGCGTTTACTTGCGCGACTTTTATAGATGCCTGTGCTGAGGGTATGATAAAGGCTGGGGAGATGGTATTCCCTGAAATATTAGCTAAAGATGATAAATTATATTCGTTTATAATGTCTGAACTGTCCAAAAAAGGCGTTCCCTTTAAGGAACAAACGGCGCTTTTAGAAGATTTTTAAAGGTAGTCTTAAAAACCATACTGTTTGGAAAATAATGGCTGTGTCATAATGATATACTTAAGCGACACAGTCATTATGCATGCGGAGGTGTTCTAACGATGAAACGTCCCCCTGAAGTTAAAACAGATGAGATTGATTTTA containing:
- a CDS encoding amino acid carrier protein, coding for MLPTLETFLARAVDILWGPSLLIGLLGTGLYFTLLTKFWPIRYFGVMLKHCLGGKQSGELSLNNPGSLSPYQAASIAIAGAIGTGNIGGVASAIALGGPGVIFWMWITALLGMATKLVEITLAVYYRDKKPDGSTWGGPTFYLEKGIGKKTRLWIPLAWTFGIGIMTQYFISLENFTVSESLSEAFGVSKIYASLFYGFMCAIVVIGGLKRVGKFASRMLPFMSILYVGMGLVIIAMNIDKLPSTMMLIFKSAFTPCAAVGGFAGATMLLTIRTGIARSLFSNEAGWGASPMAHATAQTKHPVEQGLWGIFEVFVDTMLVCTITALVIVITGEWSSGEAGATLTMRAFRNGMGGLGFYFVAFVAFLFSWTTSTGWSSYFQTLIEHAFRHKPEVAKVLDKYMRMFYVVPGVLTTIFIAKIGLKTDLAWLISDITTALPTYVNLIAIICLTKKFMALLRDYEGPRKLWGKEVFYKEDEEI
- a CDS encoding saccharopine dehydrogenase C-terminal domain-containing protein, translated to MKGDNVMRILHVGAGMIGSVIAKDIMKKHSVTVLDGKAANLDFINEENQIKCVLGDVTDKQKLSELIAENDIISIALPGRLAIEVVRESLAQKKITFDISSIPNNVLLGELCNFAKKQQTLYVPKIGIAPGMTNFLCGRGAALLDDVADIEIYVGGIPERRVPPMDYKTVFCLPETLQEYVDPAEVVVGGKTEYKEALSGLHEVYFEGFEGLEAFITDGLATLPKTLKAKNMTEYTIRWSGHAKNIRNLIEMGFFETKEESYKGASFSPREYLISRLAPLWEMKIERGDSDATLFRIIVRGQKNGHAREYTWEMIDKYDTKRGITSMAKCTAFTCATFIDACAEGMIKAGEMVFPEILAKDDKLYSFIMSELSKKGVPFKEQTALLEDF